The window GGCCTGGAACCCGCCCTTCATTCTGTTATTATGGGCTTCTACTGTTGTCGACTTTTTTGTTGGTCGAGCACTGTATACACAACAAAATAAAATTAAACGCAGGGCGCTATTAGTGGTTAGCCTAATTGGCAACCTGGGTATGTTGTGCTTTTTTAAGTATGGTAACTTTTTTCTGGAAAACTTTGTAGCTTTAAGCGACGCCATTGGGTTTAACTATCACCCCGCGCAGCCAAGCATTATTTTACCGGCAGGTATATCGTTTTATACCTTTACCACGCTGTGCTATACTGTAGATATGTATAAACGCGAAAGCAAACCTGTAAAATCGCTGCTTGACTTTTCGCTTTTTGTTACATTTTTTCCGCATTTGGTTGCAGGGCCAATTGTACGCCCGCCGCAATTGGTGCCGCAGTTTGAAACTCCGCGCAAAGCCACAAAGCAAAACCTGTTAGATGGCCTGCTGCTATTAACACTGGGGCTTTTTATGAAGGTGGTACTTGCTGATAATATGCTGGCCGCAACCGCCGATACCGTTTTTGGCTTTGCAGGCAAGTTAGGCTCGCTGGATGCCTGGGCTGGTGTGCTCGCCTTTTCAGGGCAAATATTCTTTGATTTTGCCGGCTACTCTACCGCCGCTATAGGGGTGGCTTTATGCCTGGGTTTTGTGTTGCCGCAAAACTTCTTATATCCATATGCTGCTACAGGCTTCTCTGAGTTTTGGCGCAGGTGGCATATTACCTTATCATCATGGCTGCGTGATTATTTATACATCCCACTGGGCGGTAACCGCAAAGGAAAATTCAGGACATATATTAACCTGATGATCACGATGCTGATAGGTGGCCTGTGGCATGGTGCCAACTGGACGTTTGTTGCGTGGGGCGGCCTTCATGGT is drawn from Inquilinus sp. KBS0705 and contains these coding sequences:
- a CDS encoding MBOAT family protein, with amino-acid sequence MIFNSYTFVAFFAVMLVLHNLPLPWKVKKTNLLLASYLFYAAWNPPFILLLWASTVVDFFVGRALYTQQNKIKRRALLVVSLIGNLGMLCFFKYGNFFLENFVALSDAIGFNYHPAQPSIILPAGISFYTFTTLCYTVDMYKRESKPVKSLLDFSLFVTFFPHLVAGPIVRPPQLVPQFETPRKATKQNLLDGLLLLTLGLFMKVVLADNMLAATADTVFGFAGKLGSLDAWAGVLAFSGQIFFDFAGYSTAAIGVALCLGFVLPQNFLYPYAATGFSEFWRRWHITLSSWLRDYLYIPLGGNRKGKFRTYINLMITMLIGGLWHGANWTFVAWGGLHGLYLWVEKAIADKKRKQASVLSTSNTETVLSTASIVPELKLKDNILKALFTFLLVCITWVFFRSATFSGAWNILSSMFTQSAGIKPLLTSIAIIKVAVVIPLMLFFHWVMRNTTVLKTAGKLPWWGVALVWSAMFIMIVLSQESSKSFIYFQF